In one Lolium rigidum isolate FL_2022 chromosome 3, APGP_CSIRO_Lrig_0.1, whole genome shotgun sequence genomic region, the following are encoded:
- the LOC124696413 gene encoding uncharacterized protein LOC124696413: MDLGEGMNNYCQNSIQSVGRDFSFTALLNMVAKDAEMSKYPVDRSSQLNEEMVLRGGKDILIEKNISDIETSLSQKLHTHASTNVAGGESHLKETSSLQVSSNYSSIRSDGQSSVGGLAGNDMGVQEKNKEGGMFTPLLGKKLFHEERDTSSKRIKVEKDIHNSVEPGKCEPFILSQDDITAIIETGSGIAMCPSDKKLKDCMFSKLKCKQRGFAPHPWMTGARKKRVTIRVTNDLYDWLVNNNASTLRRNWIVHALPKYIELDGYELKDIFIKRKGFTPEAFDIALRRTIQLDSSMYGSGKKLCWRHIMESDFAMLVLGSNDPLECISIIYQFTMLFNEYDISECRMIIIPAFVEMNWYAYYWDMEELRIHVLDPMYAMPRDQRLEDIHKVNIGKIQDCLEKVVDLLFEGWRVRWSDFRANFVEPIISGSPSGGEGGSACTPTTKGVEGLLAGRGGEEEPSHVVDSASACWRSYPGYLWCRGSTPKLLLLAGHGGEGEDSDGAAATMHWWWCLFFSRAADASTIPPLRRRSSWEVIQRGPSPASPPCPCIFWPIGGPSPGVLTSQRPRSLRGSSIAPATMLGQVVRPRRRCQFGGGATRRRAPDVVKSSEDLIAFSDFLLGSSL, encoded by the exons CGTTGATCGGAGCTCCCAATTGAACGAAGAAATGGTGCTGCGAGGTGGAAAAGACATTTTAATAGAAAAGAACATTAGCGATATTGAAACAAG CCTGTCCCAAAAACTGCACACCCACGCATCAACGAATGTGGCAGGAGGTGAAAGCCATTTGAAAGAAACATCCTCACTCCAAGTTTCATCTAACTACAGCAGCATTAGAAGTGACG GCCAAAGTTCAGTTGGAGGATTAGCCGGTAATGACATGGGGGtacaggaaaaaaacaaagaaG GTGGGATGTTCACTCCTCTTTTAGGAAAGAAGCTATTCCATGAAGAAAGAGACACAAGttcaaagagaataaaggtagaaAAGGATATTCATAATTCGGTCGAGCCCGGGAAATGTGAACCgttcatactatctcaagatgatATAACTGCTATCATAGAGACTGGTTCAGGGATTGCAATGTGCCCAAGTGATAAAAAGTTGAAGGACTGCATGTTTAGCAAACTTAAATGCAAGCAAAGAGGGTTTGCTCCACATCCGTGGATGACTGGGGCGCGGAAGAAGCGTGTGACAATACGTGTTACAAATGACCTCTATGACTGGCTTGTGAATAACAATGCATCTACTCTTCGGAG GAACTGGATTGTGCATGCTCTGCCGAAGTACATAGAACTAGATGGCTATGAACTTAAGGATATATTCATAAAGAGAAAAGGGTTCACTCCAGAAGCATTTGATATAGCTCTTAGGAGAACAATCCAACTGGATAGTTCAATGTATGGCTCCGGAAAGAAACTTTGTTGGAGGCATATCATGGAATCAGATTTCGCG ATGCTAGTTCTAGGAAGCAACGATCCGCTGGAATGCATATCAATTATATACCAATTCACTATGCTGTTCAATGAATATGATATATCTGAATGTAGAATG ATCATCATTCCTGCTTTTGTTGAAATGAATTGGTATGCTTACTACTGGGACATGGAAGAACTCAGAATACATGTTCTAGATCCAATGTATGCAATGCCCAGAGATCAAAGATTAGAAGATATACACAAAGTGAACATTGGGAAAATCCAGGATTGTCTAGAAAAAGTTGTGGACTTGCTGTTCGAAGGTTGGAGAGTCAGATGGTCTGATTTCAGGGCTAACTTTGTGGAACCAATAATATCTGGTTCACCGAG TGGAGGCGAGGGGGGAAGCGCTTGCACGCCGACGACCAAAGGGGTGGAAGggctcctggccggccgtggaggcgaggaagaGCCCAGCCACGTCGTCGACTCCGCTTCTGCCTGCTGGAGATCTTATCCTGGCTACCTCTGGTGTCGGGGGAGCACACCCAAGCTGCTCCTcttggccggccatggcggcgagggagaggacaGCGATGGTGCTGCTGCTACCATGCACTGGTGGTGGTGCCTCTTCTTCTCGAGAGCTGCGGATGCTTCAACAATCCCGCCGTTGAGGCGGCGTTCATCCTGGGAAGTTATTCAGCGGGGACCATCGCCGGCGTCACCGCCCTGCCCCTGCATCTTCTGGCCGATTGGCGGCCCTTCACCGGGTGTTCTTACTTCCCAGAGACCAAGAAGTCTGAGGGGAAGCTCAATCGCTCCTGCCACGATGCtgggccaagtggttcgtccccggcgccgGTGTCAGTTCGGTGGCGGAGCAACTCGACGGCGTGCTCCAGATGTGGTGAAGAGCTcagaggacctgattgctttttcagATTTTCTTTTAGGGTCTTCTCTGTAA